Genomic DNA from Pseudomonadota bacterium:
AGCAACCTGCCGTACTGCCGGCACCCGAGGCTGCGCTGCGACCCGCACCGAATGCGGGCGGTCAGCATGCACGCCTGTACGCGTCACCACGTCATTAATCGGCAGCATCCGGTCAGTGAAGAGTCTGCGGGATCATGGCCATAGGGCACCGGGCGCAGGAGCTACCGCCGGGACCCGGGTTGCAGACATGCGCTGATAGCATCCATTCCCCGGTTCCCGCTGCGGTCGAGGGCTGGGCACCGCTACCGCGACACACCCAGTCGGCCGACCCAGATCGAGAGGCAAATTCTATATATATTACAGTATCTTAAAATCAAGCATGGCAAATGCAGGCAAGCTCGGCAGGGCCGCCGCTAGCGGTAAAACCTCGCCTAAACATACCGCATCTATTCAGCCATTCCAAGCGCGGGCGCGCGCGGCGGCAGATACTGCTCGCAGACCATCAAGCATGCCCTGTTCATGCCGTCAAACCCCTGCCGTCCGGCACTAACGCCCGCCGGCGCGATCGGCAAGGCCGCAAGTATTGGCACGGCAGGCCAAATCTGTAGTATTGGCCAGGCCGCCGGGAACCGGCGACTGACCCGAGGGTTCATATTGACATTCAAAAATCTTGTCTCGATCATCGGAAATCCCTTCGCCCTGCGTCTGACTGCGCACGCCCCGCGCATCCTCATGTATCACCGGTTTGCCGTGCAGGACGAATGGCGGCGCTTTCCGATCGCGGCATTCGAGGCGCAGCTCCAATACCTGCAGAGACATTTCACCGTCATCCGCCTGACCGAACTCGCCGAGCTGCTCCGGGACGGGCAACCACCGCCGCGGAACGCCGCCGTGATCACCGTCGATGATGGTTATGTCGACTTCCACCGGCTGGCGGCACCGTTGCTGGTCCGCTACGGGATGCCTGCCACGGTATTCGTCGTGGCGGACTTCGCCGACCAGAGGATCTGGCTCTGGTACGATGCCTTGCATTACCTGATTACCCGGACGCCTGTATCCGCCGGCAAAATCACCTTCGCAGGCAAGCAGTTCAAATTCCGTCTGCACGACGACAGGGACCGCAACCAGCTTTGGGGCAGGCTCGCCGACCACGTTCTGTATGCGCCGCAAGCCAGCAAACTGCGCCTGATACAGGCGTGCCAGGATCAACTGCGCATCGAATTGCCGGCCACACCGACGGACAACTACCGCTCGATGAACTGGCAGGAGATCAACAGCCTCGATCCGCTGATCGACATCGGTTCGCACACCTGCAGCCACCCGATACTTTCCGGTGTCAACGACCCGGACGTGCTCGCCCACGAGATCGGCGCCTCCAGGCAGCAGATCGAGCAGCATATCGGCAGGCCGGTGACGACGTTCTGCTACCCGAACGGACAGGCAAGGGATTACAATGCAACCACCTTGCATGAGGTCGAACGCAGTGGCTACGTCTGCGCCGTATCGGCCCATGGCGGACTTGTCGATCCCGCCGTGAGCAACCTGTTTCACCTGCCACGGGTACCCGGTCCGAACACGCGTGATCAATTCGTGCGCACGATCAGCGGCCTGACACATCTGCGCCAGAAACTCCCCGACAAATGGACCTGACCCGCCCCAGCGGTCACCACCCTATGCAGAATGATTGCACCATCAGTGAACCGGCCCGCCTCGAGGATATCGGGCCGGATGCCTGGAATGCGCTGGCGGCGGCATGTCCGGACGCAACCTGCTTCCAGGCGTACGAATGGATCGCCGCCTGGTGGCGGGTCTTCGGCGCCGGCAGGGAACTGCGTCTCTATGCCGTCCGGCGCGGGGACGTGTTGTGCGGCCTGGCGCCGATGTATCTGGAATCCGGGATGCTGCGGTTCGTCGGCGAGGGGCATTCCGACTACAACGTATTCCTCTGGCATGCGCAGGAACCTGCCGTCGTGGAACTGCTGCTGGACATGCTGCTGCAGCACCGCAGGAGCAAGGTCATCGAATTTGCGGAAGTACCGGAGACCAGCGCGCTGGCGCAGGTGCTACACCAACGCAGCGACCCCAGGTTGAGACGACACGAATCCACGCCGTGTCCCAGGCTCACGCGCACGGAGGCATCCATCAACAATGCGCTCGGCAAGAAAAGCATCAAGCGCAATCGCAACAAGCTCGCCCGGCAGGGCACGCTAGCCGTGGAGCACCTGGACAACGCCAAGGACATCCTGCCCTGTCTCGACACGTTCTACCGCTACCATATCGACAGATGGTCGAACACGGAATACCCAAGCCTGTTTCTCAATCCGGACAACCGGTCATTTTACGAAGCGCTCGTACACTCGGCGCTGCCGATCGTGTTCACCGTCATCCGTGTCGACGGCCAGCTGGTCGCCGCACATTTCGGCATGCGCTCGGCCGGCTGGCTGATCTGGTACAAGCCCGCATTCGACACCGGCCTGGCCAACTGCTCGCCCGGCGAGGTACTGCTCGCATCGCTGATAGAATACGTCAGCGACAATGCCCTGGATGGCCTCGATTTCACTCGCGGGGAGGAAGCGTTCAAGCTGCGCTACTGTACCGAGATCAGGTACAACCTGAACTACGCGCATCATCGCCACCCCCCTTATCTGCAGGATGGCAAGCGCGCCCTGAAACTGGGCGTCAAGCGGCTGTTGCGACTGGCGCGGCTCCGGCCGTAGCGACGGAGTCCCACCGCATGCAGGCGGACGTGTGTCGGCTGCGGCTACTGCAGACTCTGGCGTTGCCCGTACAGGTCGTACACGAGGCCGGCGAAGATCTTGAATTCTTTGTAGGTATCGATGGTCTGCGTGCTGTCCTTGCGCTGATACTGCAGGCCGAAATTGCAACGCAGCTTCCTTGACAGACCGTAGGACGCATTGCCGCCCACGATATATTCCTTGTCGGTTCGGCCGGTATCCAGCTGCCGTGTCCTGATGTACTGGGCGATTATCCCCGTTTTCAGTTGCGCTGCTATCGGATAATCCAGACTCATACCGACGGCCTGCACCCGCAGATCCTGGGTTGATTCGGTATAGTCGAGATCACGCAGTTCGGCCCACAGTTGTGAACTCGTTGTCACATGTTTCTGCTGGTAGGTCACGCGCAGGGTGTTGTTGCGCAGGATATCGCTGGTCGCCTGCTCGTTGGTGAAATCTCCAGTCTGCGGATCGACCATAGATCTTAACAGGTCGATGTTTGCATCCGTCAGGCTGGATACCAGGTAGGTACGCAGGCTGGATGTGCGGGTAATGTTGTATTTGACGTCCAGCGACCCGGTCATGCCCTTACGGTCCTTGAACATGTCCCGGTCGACACGCGTCGCGCCGGCCGTGACGTTGTACTGCAGCCGCGACAACGTGCGCTCCAACATCCCGTGCAGGGTGTGTATGCTGTAGTTGGGATTCAGGGTTTCGTTATCGTAGTTCACCTGCCGCGTTTCCCCGTCGACGCCTACGACCAGGGTCGGGCGCAGGTTGAAGTGCCAGCCGGCGGTCAGGCCGTATTGACGATTATCGATATCGTCCTTTCCGTAGTAGTAGTCCTGCAACTGCGGCTGCAACAGCAGCTCGCTGCGCTGACCGACCGGGAGCGTGATCTCGGGGCCGAAACTGAAGACATTGGTATCCTGGATATTGTCCGGCGTAAACGCATCCAGCGTATCCACCGGAACCTGGGCAAAATAGTCCTCGACCTGCCAGACCAGCCGGTCCTTGAACTGCTCCCAGCTGGCCACACCGTTGAGACTGTAGTAATTCCGGTTCGCGAAGGTGCCATTCAGGTACTCGAGATGTTCCAGCGAAGCGGAGATGCCCGTCGTGAACGCTCCGGTGTCCT
This window encodes:
- a CDS encoding outer membrane beta-barrel protein; the protein is MQQESFGRIVLLFVLISCSAGAAALEIGADLNLGMTYTDNSKLTSTNEDSDWIVNTTAGVTVFEDTGAFTTGISASLEHLEYLNGTFANRNYYSLNGVASWEQFKDRLVWQVEDYFAQVPVDTLDAFTPDNIQDTNVFSFGPEITLPVGQRSELLLQPQLQDYYYGKDDIDNRQYGLTAGWHFNLRPTLVVGVDGETRQVNYDNETLNPNYSIHTLHGMLERTLSRLQYNVTAGATRVDRDMFKDRKGMTGSLDVKYNITRTSSLRTYLVSSLTDANIDLLRSMVDPQTGDFTNEQATSDILRNNTLRVTYQQKHVTTSSQLWAELRDLDYTESTQDLRVQAVGMSLDYPIAAQLKTGIIAQYIRTRQLDTGRTDKEYIVGGNASYGLSRKLRCNFGLQYQRKDSTQTIDTYKEFKIFAGLVYDLYGQRQSLQ
- a CDS encoding polysaccharide deacetylase family protein codes for the protein MTFKNLVSIIGNPFALRLTAHAPRILMYHRFAVQDEWRRFPIAAFEAQLQYLQRHFTVIRLTELAELLRDGQPPPRNAAVITVDDGYVDFHRLAAPLLVRYGMPATVFVVADFADQRIWLWYDALHYLITRTPVSAGKITFAGKQFKFRLHDDRDRNQLWGRLADHVLYAPQASKLRLIQACQDQLRIELPATPTDNYRSMNWQEINSLDPLIDIGSHTCSHPILSGVNDPDVLAHEIGASRQQIEQHIGRPVTTFCYPNGQARDYNATTLHEVERSGYVCAVSAHGGLVDPAVSNLFHLPRVPGPNTRDQFVRTISGLTHLRQKLPDKWT
- a CDS encoding GNAT family N-acetyltransferase yields the protein MQNDCTISEPARLEDIGPDAWNALAAACPDATCFQAYEWIAAWWRVFGAGRELRLYAVRRGDVLCGLAPMYLESGMLRFVGEGHSDYNVFLWHAQEPAVVELLLDMLLQHRRSKVIEFAEVPETSALAQVLHQRSDPRLRRHESTPCPRLTRTEASINNALGKKSIKRNRNKLARQGTLAVEHLDNAKDILPCLDTFYRYHIDRWSNTEYPSLFLNPDNRSFYEALVHSALPIVFTVIRVDGQLVAAHFGMRSAGWLIWYKPAFDTGLANCSPGEVLLASLIEYVSDNALDGLDFTRGEEAFKLRYCTEIRYNLNYAHHRHPPYLQDGKRALKLGVKRLLRLARLRP